A stretch of Cellulosilyticum sp. I15G10I2 DNA encodes these proteins:
- the pheS gene encoding phenylalanine--tRNA ligase subunit alpha gives MKEQLEQIKVSAIERIEQVDSLSALEELRVYYLGKKGELTAVLRNMKDLSAEERPVIGQLANIVREEIEKRLVLKKGLLENLEQNQKLHEETIDITMPGKVLSYGHMHPLQKTLEEIQNIFLGMGYEIIDGREVETSYYNFDALNLGEEHPARDEQDTFYITNNIVLRTATSPVQVHTMETQGLPIRMIAPGRVYRSDEVDATHSPVFHQIEGLVIDKNITFGDLKGVLAEFAKALFGDKVQVKFRPHYFPFTEPSAEADVSCVMCGGKGCNVCKGTGWIEVLGCGMVHPKVLEMAGIDPNEYSGFAFGMGLERLTMLKYNINDLRLFYENDIRFLSQF, from the coding sequence ATGAAAGAACAACTAGAGCAAATTAAAGTGAGTGCCATAGAGCGTATAGAACAGGTAGATAGCTTAAGTGCACTTGAAGAACTGAGAGTATACTATCTTGGGAAGAAAGGTGAACTTACAGCAGTTCTGCGTAATATGAAAGACCTAAGTGCCGAGGAGAGACCTGTTATTGGACAACTTGCTAATATTGTAAGAGAAGAAATTGAAAAGCGTCTTGTTCTTAAAAAAGGCTTGTTAGAAAACTTAGAACAAAATCAAAAACTGCATGAAGAAACAATAGATATTACTATGCCAGGAAAAGTATTAAGTTATGGGCATATGCACCCATTGCAGAAGACACTCGAAGAAATTCAAAATATTTTCTTAGGCATGGGTTATGAAATAATAGATGGACGAGAGGTAGAAACCTCTTATTATAACTTTGATGCTCTTAACTTAGGCGAAGAACATCCTGCACGTGATGAACAAGATACTTTTTATATTACAAATAATATCGTATTAAGAACAGCTACCTCTCCAGTACAAGTGCATACCATGGAAACACAAGGACTTCCTATTCGTATGATTGCACCAGGGCGCGTTTATCGCTCAGATGAAGTAGATGCGACACACTCACCAGTATTTCATCAAATAGAAGGATTAGTTATCGATAAAAACATAACTTTTGGAGATCTAAAAGGCGTTTTAGCAGAATTTGCAAAGGCGCTTTTTGGAGATAAAGTACAAGTGAAATTCAGACCGCATTATTTTCCGTTTACAGAGCCTAGTGCTGAAGCAGATGTAAGTTGCGTAATGTGTGGGGGTAAAGGCTGTAATGTGTGCAAAGGAACTGGTTGGATAGAGGTTTTAGGTTGTGGGATGGTACACCCAAAAGTACTTGAGATGGCAGGCATTGATCCAAATGAATACTCGGGATTTGCATTTGGTATGGGTCTTGAACGTCTAACAATGCTTAAATATAATATCAATGATTTAAGACTATTCTATGAAAATGATATACGTTTCCTATCACAATTCTAG
- a CDS encoding 6-phosphofructokinase yields MKKNNNCIIGQSGGPTAAINASLSGILQEILASNLYDTVYGMVNGIEGLLQNKYLNLSSLFDTQEKCDTLTITPAMFLGSCRFKLPSCEDAETIYTSLFDFFEAHDIKTFFYIGGNDSMDTVLKLSSYAKAHNKAVNVIGIPKTIDNDLPMTDHTPGFGSAAKFVATSLLEIAHDTYIYDVPSVTIVEIMGRNAGWLTASAVLARTHYSPAPDLIYLPEVPFDADQFIEDVKKLQEVRKNIIIAVSEGIKAKDGNYISASSSAADAFGHKQLCGVGKTLENLLKSTLNCKVRSVELNVLQRSASHCASAADLNEAVLIGQKAAKLGASGQTAKMLCYRRISNTPYTIEVFDADIAKVANKEKSIPLEWISKDYNNVTDDLTDYLRPLIQGEPELVYRNGIPLYCDITHLHQKGYFTR; encoded by the coding sequence ATGAAAAAAAACAATAATTGTATTATCGGCCAATCTGGAGGGCCTACTGCTGCAATCAATGCTTCCCTTAGTGGTATTCTGCAGGAAATCCTAGCTTCAAATCTTTATGATACAGTCTATGGCATGGTAAATGGTATTGAAGGACTTTTACAAAATAAATACCTTAACTTATCTTCTCTTTTTGATACACAAGAAAAGTGCGATACACTGACAATCACGCCTGCTATGTTTTTAGGTTCTTGTCGTTTTAAACTCCCTAGTTGTGAGGATGCAGAAACTATTTATACTTCTTTGTTTGATTTTTTTGAGGCTCATGATATTAAGACATTTTTCTATATAGGTGGCAATGATTCTATGGATACTGTTCTTAAATTGTCATCTTACGCCAAAGCTCATAATAAAGCTGTTAATGTGATAGGCATCCCTAAAACAATAGATAACGACCTGCCTATGACAGATCACACGCCTGGTTTTGGTAGTGCTGCAAAATTTGTAGCTACCTCTTTACTAGAAATCGCTCATGACACTTACATTTACGATGTACCTTCTGTAACCATTGTAGAAATAATGGGGCGTAACGCCGGGTGGCTGACAGCTTCCGCTGTGCTTGCCCGTACCCATTACAGTCCTGCACCAGACCTAATTTATCTTCCTGAGGTGCCTTTTGATGCAGACCAATTTATAGAAGATGTGAAAAAACTTCAAGAAGTACGCAAAAATATTATTATAGCTGTTTCAGAAGGCATAAAAGCTAAAGATGGCAACTATATCTCAGCGTCTAGTTCAGCAGCAGACGCCTTTGGGCATAAACAACTTTGTGGGGTTGGCAAAACCTTAGAAAACTTATTGAAATCTACATTGAATTGCAAAGTACGCTCTGTCGAACTTAATGTCCTTCAGCGCTCCGCCTCGCACTGTGCTTCTGCAGCAGATTTAAATGAAGCTGTTCTTATAGGTCAAAAAGCTGCCAAACTAGGTGCAAGCGGTCAAACTGCTAAAATGTTATGTTATAGAAGAATAAGTAATACGCCTTATACTATCGAAGTCTTTGACGCAGATATTGCTAAAGTAGCTAATAAGGAAAAAAGCATTCCTCTTGAATGGATTTCTAAAGATTATAATAATGTTACCGATGATTTGACGGATTATTTAAGACCACTTATACAAGGAGAACCTGAACTTGTTTATAGAAATGGTATACCGCTTTACTGTGATATTACCCATTTACATCAAAAAGGTTACTTTACTAGATAA
- the aroF gene encoding 3-deoxy-7-phosphoheptulonate synthase yields MIIVMKHKASQEDIAQVTKEVTKFGLMVNVSEGSEVTVVGVVGDKSKLNSDVINSLSGVDKIVAVTESYKLANKKFHPDPTIIEMPNCKIGGKELVIMAGPCAVESKEQLFESADAVLGGGAAILRGGAYKPRTSPYSFQGLEEEGLQFMQEAKAKTGLSIVCEVTSIQAVNTAANYVDMLQIGARNMQNFELLKAAGKTKIPVLLKRGLSATIEEWLNAAEYIMSEGNPNVILCERGIRTFETATRNTMDISAVPVIKSKSHLPIIVDPSHACGKKEYIASLSKAAIAAGADGLMIEVHPNPKEALSDGPQSLDPQEFKTLMEELKIIAAACNRTLL; encoded by the coding sequence ATGATTATCGTAATGAAACATAAAGCGTCTCAAGAAGACATTGCACAAGTAACTAAAGAAGTCACTAAATTCGGCTTAATGGTTAATGTATCTGAAGGCTCCGAAGTAACAGTTGTTGGTGTAGTTGGTGATAAATCAAAGCTTAATAGTGACGTAATCAATTCACTTTCAGGCGTAGATAAAATTGTTGCTGTTACTGAATCTTATAAACTTGCTAATAAAAAATTTCATCCAGATCCTACTATTATAGAGATGCCTAATTGTAAAATCGGCGGCAAAGAACTTGTTATTATGGCTGGTCCTTGTGCCGTTGAAAGCAAAGAACAGCTTTTTGAGTCTGCTGATGCTGTCCTTGGCGGAGGAGCTGCTATTCTTCGTGGCGGTGCTTACAAACCTCGTACTTCACCTTACTCTTTCCAAGGACTTGAAGAAGAAGGCCTTCAATTTATGCAGGAAGCTAAAGCTAAAACTGGTCTTTCTATAGTCTGTGAAGTAACGAGTATTCAAGCCGTAAATACCGCTGCGAACTATGTAGACATGCTACAGATAGGTGCTAGAAATATGCAGAATTTTGAACTTTTAAAAGCTGCAGGAAAAACTAAGATTCCTGTACTTTTAAAGCGCGGACTCTCAGCAACAATTGAAGAATGGCTCAATGCAGCTGAATATATTATGAGCGAAGGGAATCCTAATGTTATTTTGTGTGAACGTGGTATACGTACTTTTGAAACTGCTACCCGTAATACGATGGATATTAGCGCCGTTCCAGTTATTAAGTCTAAAAGTCATCTTCCCATTATTGTTGACCCAAGTCATGCCTGCGGTAAAAAGGAATATATCGCCAGTCTTTCTAAAGCAGCAATTGCTGCAGGTGCAGATGGACTAATGATAGAAGTTCATCCAAATCCTAAAGAAGCACTTTCTGACGGCCCACAGTCTCTTGATCCCCAAGAGTTTAAAACCCTTATGGAAGAACTTAAAATTATAGCAGCTGCATGTAATAGAACTTTATTATGA
- a CDS encoding prephenate dehydrogenase/arogenate dehydrogenase family protein produces MNIGIIGFGLIGGSLAKAIKKVHAQNSYIIGYDKQLTYTKAAYEEGVIDSIAMDTERSFSNCAVIFICTPVSYTCQTIEKLLPHVANDCIITDVGSTKYNLVCEIDKLIKQTTKRIYYVGGHPMAGSEKSGYGASTPYLFENAYYMLTPMGDTPEFILFILQKMIERIGAIPLVLSASYHDFATANISHIPHIVASSLVHLVKDNDGDSRHLHALAAGGFKDITRIASSNPDIWTSICLSNKQQIKKVFNKYVSILSKFSEALDLEDENLLYCFFDTARIYRNTFSEGASNDVAKSYALHIDVKDEPGIIASIATLLSANHLNIKNIGIVNDREFESGVIKIVFESKSSMLRATEILSQHKYNIYY; encoded by the coding sequence ATGAATATAGGCATTATTGGCTTTGGTTTAATCGGGGGATCACTTGCCAAAGCGATTAAAAAAGTTCATGCTCAAAACAGTTATATTATTGGTTATGATAAGCAGCTGACTTATACGAAAGCAGCTTACGAAGAAGGTGTCATAGATAGTATTGCAATGGATACAGAGCGTTCTTTTTCTAATTGCGCTGTTATATTTATATGTACGCCAGTTTCCTATACCTGTCAAACAATTGAAAAGTTGCTGCCCCATGTTGCAAATGATTGTATTATAACGGATGTAGGAAGTACCAAATATAATCTTGTTTGTGAAATTGATAAGCTGATAAAACAAACAACCAAACGTATTTATTATGTAGGCGGACACCCTATGGCTGGCTCAGAAAAATCTGGTTATGGTGCCTCTACCCCTTACCTTTTTGAAAATGCTTACTATATGCTGACACCAATGGGAGATACACCGGAATTCATTTTATTTATTCTACAAAAGATGATTGAAAGGATCGGTGCTATCCCGCTTGTTTTATCTGCCTCTTATCACGACTTTGCCACAGCTAATATTAGTCATATTCCGCATATAGTTGCAAGTAGTTTAGTGCATCTGGTAAAAGATAATGACGGCGACAGCAGACATTTACACGCACTGGCAGCGGGCGGTTTTAAAGATATTACACGTATTGCATCTTCAAATCCTGATATTTGGACAAGTATCTGTTTATCTAATAAACAGCAAATCAAAAAAGTCTTTAATAAATATGTCTCTATACTTAGCAAATTCTCTGAGGCACTTGATCTTGAAGACGAAAATCTTTTGTATTGTTTCTTTGATACAGCTAGAATTTATCGTAATACTTTTAGTGAAGGCGCTTCTAATGATGTTGCTAAAAGCTATGCACTTCACATAGATGTAAAAGATGAACCAGGTATTATTGCCTCTATTGCCACGCTGCTTAGTGCAAATCATCTTAACATTAAAAATATCGGTATTGTAAATGACCGCGAATTCGAATCAGGTGTCATCAAAATAGTTTTTGAAAGCAAATCTTCTATGCTGCGCGCTACCGAAATTCTTTCTCAGCATAAATACAATATTTATTACTAA
- the pheT gene encoding phenylalanine--tRNA ligase subunit beta → MNVPMSWLKQYVDIDVDLKTFEDRMTMSGSKVEAVEESGKEITKVVAGKILEVSAHPNADKLRIMQVDVGGERPLQIVTAADNVGLGDIVPVALDGATLAGGLKIKAGKLRGERSEGMFCSVEELGFDEKDIEDAPHNGVYIFKTPIEIGMDVKPYFGLGEVVVEYEVTSNRSDCFSILGIAREAAATFNKPFKFPEITVKEVPGDAKSMATVEIKNDVLCPRYAARIIKNVKVGSSPKWLKDRLLSAGLRPINNIVDITNYMLLEFGQPMHAFDYDKLAGHSIIVRTANDGEKITTLFGDELTLDASMLVIADQEKAVAIAGVMGGEDTKVTEETTTILFECANFSGYSIRQTSKKLGLRSDSSTKYTKGLDPNTITLALERAAQLIGEVGAGEVVSGIIDVYPNVRKPLTIAYNPDWINKFLGTSLSEEEMTGYFRVLEFKVNTETKEVTIPTFRPDVTMMADLAEEVARLYGYDRITPTLERGKPTIGRKNFEQTVCDDIRNFMSMYGIHGALTYTFESPKVFDKLNINEMSSLRNTLKITNPLGEDFSIMRTTTLNGILSSLATNYNRRVEEAALYEIGKIYLIQETNELPEEIKKLTIGMYGKDTDFFTLKGVIESLLKKLHITNSEVIRNTELEFMHPGRCASLVIGGKETGFFGEIHPQTAKNYELDVKTYVAEIDLSALLENINQDITFKPLPKYPSTTRDIAMLVKEEILVGTIEKTIKERGSKLLENVKLFDVYQGKQIEEGYKSVAYKLIFRAEDRTLTDEEVQKVMKKILTGLETNCEAKLRD, encoded by the coding sequence ATGAATGTACCAATGTCATGGCTTAAACAATATGTAGATATAGATGTAGATCTTAAGACTTTTGAAGATCGGATGACGATGTCTGGATCAAAAGTTGAAGCAGTAGAAGAAAGCGGTAAAGAGATTACAAAGGTAGTAGCAGGTAAAATCTTAGAAGTAAGTGCGCATCCCAACGCAGATAAGCTGCGTATTATGCAAGTTGATGTAGGAGGAGAAAGACCACTTCAGATTGTAACTGCGGCTGACAATGTAGGTCTTGGGGATATCGTTCCTGTTGCACTGGATGGTGCGACGCTTGCCGGGGGACTTAAAATTAAAGCAGGCAAATTAAGAGGAGAACGCTCAGAAGGAATGTTTTGTTCTGTAGAAGAACTTGGTTTTGATGAGAAAGATATAGAAGACGCACCACATAATGGTGTTTATATCTTTAAAACGCCTATAGAAATAGGAATGGATGTCAAACCTTACTTTGGTCTAGGAGAAGTTGTAGTAGAATATGAGGTGACATCTAACAGATCAGATTGTTTTAGTATCCTTGGCATTGCAAGAGAGGCGGCTGCAACTTTTAATAAGCCTTTTAAGTTTCCGGAAATTACGGTAAAAGAAGTACCTGGAGATGCAAAGAGTATGGCTACAGTCGAGATCAAAAACGATGTGCTATGTCCTAGATATGCAGCAAGGATCATAAAAAATGTAAAAGTAGGTTCATCTCCTAAATGGCTAAAGGACAGGCTTTTATCAGCAGGACTAAGACCGATCAATAATATTGTAGATATTACAAATTATATGCTTCTTGAATTTGGACAACCTATGCATGCTTTTGATTATGATAAGCTTGCAGGTCACAGCATCATTGTAAGAACAGCAAATGATGGTGAAAAGATAACCACACTTTTTGGGGATGAGCTCACATTAGATGCATCGATGCTGGTTATTGCAGATCAGGAAAAGGCAGTTGCTATAGCGGGCGTAATGGGTGGAGAAGATACAAAAGTTACAGAAGAGACAACGACTATTTTATTTGAATGTGCGAATTTCAGTGGTTATAGTATTCGTCAAACATCAAAAAAACTTGGACTTAGAAGCGATTCTTCTACTAAATACACAAAAGGACTTGACCCTAACACGATTACATTAGCCCTAGAAAGAGCAGCACAGCTTATTGGTGAAGTTGGCGCTGGAGAAGTTGTAAGCGGTATTATTGATGTTTATCCAAATGTTAGAAAACCTCTTACTATTGCCTATAACCCGGATTGGATCAATAAGTTTCTAGGTACAAGTCTATCTGAGGAGGAAATGACAGGTTATTTTAGGGTACTAGAGTTTAAAGTAAATACAGAAACTAAAGAAGTTACAATTCCAACCTTTAGACCTGATGTGACGATGATGGCTGATTTGGCAGAAGAAGTAGCGAGGCTATATGGCTACGACCGCATTACGCCTACTCTAGAAAGAGGCAAACCAACTATAGGGCGCAAAAACTTTGAACAAACCGTATGTGACGATATCAGGAACTTTATGAGTATGTATGGTATTCATGGGGCATTAACTTATACCTTTGAAAGTCCAAAAGTGTTTGATAAGCTAAACATTAATGAAATGAGCAGTCTGAGAAACACTTTAAAGATCACCAATCCTTTAGGGGAAGATTTTAGTATTATGAGAACAACCACATTAAATGGTATTCTAAGCTCGCTTGCGACCAACTACAATCGAAGAGTAGAAGAAGCAGCACTTTATGAAATAGGAAAGATTTATCTGATACAAGAAACAAATGAATTACCAGAAGAAATCAAAAAGCTTACGATAGGTATGTATGGTAAAGATACAGATTTCTTTACGCTTAAGGGTGTTATTGAGTCTTTATTGAAAAAACTCCATATTACAAATAGTGAGGTTATTAGAAATACTGAACTTGAATTTATGCACCCAGGAAGATGTGCAAGCCTTGTAATAGGCGGTAAAGAGACAGGGTTCTTTGGAGAGATACATCCACAAACCGCAAAAAATTATGAATTAGATGTTAAAACTTATGTTGCAGAAATAGATCTTAGTGCATTGCTTGAAAATATTAATCAAGATATTACTTTTAAACCACTTCCTAAATATCCATCTACCACAAGAGATATTGCGATGCTTGTTAAAGAAGAGATATTAGTAGGTACTATTGAAAAAACGATTAAAGAACGTGGCAGTAAACTGCTTGAAAATGTAAAACTTTTCGATGTTTATCAAGGTAAACAAATAGAAGAGGGCTATAAATCAGTAGCTTATAAACTCATTTTTAGAGCAGAAGACAGAACTTTAACAGATGAAGAAGTTCAAAAAGTTATGAAAAAAATCCTGACCGGACTTGAAACAAACTGTGAAGCCAAACTAAGAGATTAG